From Acipenser ruthenus chromosome 2, fAciRut3.2 maternal haplotype, whole genome shotgun sequence, a single genomic window includes:
- the LOC117409612 gene encoding forkhead box protein B2-like has translation MPRPGKNSYSDQKPPYSYISLTAMAIQSSQEKMLPLSDIYKFIMDRFPYYRENTQRWQNSLRHNLSFNDCFIKIPRRPDQPGKGSFWALHPNCGDMFENGSFLRRRKRFKLIRAEHLASKNSQMLHYFHHHHHQNKLGIGPPEAAAGVGRLPQFQTYSINGGQSTGFKHPFAIENIIGRDYKGMMAGGLPIASVMHHLGYPVPSQISNMVNSMWPHVGMLESMAPMPISPDYGHFGVPMKTLCHPASQTMPAVPVPIKPTPSLAAVSAMSNLARSPTQLCSSSTSSLLGQTLSDSTEGKNNLLHPPVVHS, from the coding sequence ATGCCTCGACCGGGGAAAAACTCGTACAGTGACCAGAAACCTCCTTATTCTTACATATCCCTTACTGCAATGGCTATCCAAAGCTCCCAAGAAAAGATGCTCCCGTTGAGTGACATTTATAAATTTATAATGGACAGGTTTCCTTATTACAGGGAAAATACGCAGAGATGGCAAAACTCCTTGAGGCACAACCTATCATTTAATGACTGCTTCATCAAGATCCCAAGAAGGCCAGATCAGCCCGGTAAGGGGAGTTTCTGGGCTCTGCACCCAAACTGCGGGGACATGTTTGAGAACGGCAGTTTCTTGAGAAGACGAAAGAGGTTCAAACTTATCAGAGCTGAGCACCTGGCGTCCAAAAACTCTCAGATGCTCCACTAtttccaccatcaccaccaccagaACAAACTGGGCATCGGGCCACCTGAGGCTGCTGCAGGTGTTGGGAGACTGCCCCAGTTCCAAACTTACAGCATTAACGGAGGACAGTCGACTGGATTTAAACATCCCTTTGCTATTGAAAACATCATAGGAAGGGACTACAAAGGTATGATGGCTGGTGGACTTCCTATAGCGTCAGTGATGCATCACCTTGGGTACCCAGTCCCCAGTCAAATAAGCAACATGGTGAATTCAATGTGGCCTCACGTTGGCATGCTAGAGTCTATGGCCCCGATGCCAATCTCTCCAGATTATGGACACTTTGGGGTACCCATGAAGACACTCTGCCACCCAGCCAGCCAAACGATGCCAGCTGTCCCGGTTCCAATAAAGCCGACCCCTTCTCTGGCAGCGGTCTCTGCAATGTCTAATCTCGCTAGGAGTCCGACACAACTCTGCTCATCATCAACTTCTTCCCTGCTTGGTCAAACTCTTTCAGACTCCACAGAAGGAAAAAATAACTTATTGCACCCACCTGTCGTCCATTCTTAA